The following proteins are co-located in the Manihot esculenta cultivar AM560-2 chromosome 9, M.esculenta_v8, whole genome shotgun sequence genome:
- the LOC110623315 gene encoding FAS1 domain-containing protein SELMODRAFT_448915 yields MSSSGFQKATHMAVLLLLFLALISAAAATDTAPKTHDLDVAIEEMAKANYFTFITLIKMSPLDNKILGNVTFLMPNDRILSKTNILRDSVSEFLLRHSIPSPLLFDHLRHIPSGSTIPSSEPEYILNINNGGRRSFFLNNVKIISPNICTAGSSIRCHGIDGVLSPINKIPPESCSNTSRTPAVVTTPQTPSSRAPIAPPVGDPIQIPVAAPEPVGPKKSGSCMSHEGLLNFLVTLVISIMVFNI; encoded by the coding sequence ATGTCTTCATCAGGGTTCCAGAAAGCAACCCACATGGCCGTGCTGCTGCTTCTCTTCCTGGCTCTTATCTCAGCAGCAGCAGCTACAGACACCGCTCCAAAAACCCATGATCTTGATGTTGCTATTGAGGAAATGGCAAAAGCAAATTACTTCACTTTTATCACCCTCATCAAAATGTCTCCTCTTGATAATAAAATTCTTGGGAATGTCACTTTCTTGATGCCCAACGACAGAATCCTGTCAAAAACCAACATCCTGCGAGATTCTGTTTCTGAGTTTCTGCTTCGCCATTCAATTCCATCACCTTTGCTGTTTGATCACCTTCGACATATCCCATCAGGTTCCACGATTCCAAGTTCTGAACCTGAATACATCCTTAACATTAACAACGGAGGCCGGAGGAGTTTCTTTCTCAACAACGTTAAAATCATTAGCCCAAACATATGCACTGCAGGCTCCTCCATCCGCTGCCATGGCATTGATGGGGTGTTGTCTCCGATCAACAAGATACCACCTGAAAGTTGCTCTAACACCAGTAGAACTCCGGCGGTTGTGACCACACCACAAACACCATCATCACGAGCACCGATAGCCCCTCCAGTGGGCGACCCCATTCAGATTCCTGTGGCTGCACCCGAACCTGTTGGTCCAAAAAAATCAGGGTCCTGCATGTCTCATGAAGGATTATTGAATTTCTTAGTGACTCTTGTTATTTCAATAATGGTGTTCAATATATAG